In one Micromonospora polyrhachis genomic region, the following are encoded:
- a CDS encoding LCP family protein — MIEDDLRRSFAQHETLTPDPGPVRSAIDTMVVRRRRRQLKVRAAGTALAVLLAVLVPVVGRDLVATPESAPVGGPSVVTPPAVVLPDTALNFLLIGVDGQLVADTGNRADSMTIVHIPRDRSRVYLISLPRDLGVEIPGHGFNKLNAAFLYGSLRPGAKPDMSGGLQLTVRTVAELTGLRVDGSAVLTFSGLRTLTDAVGGVKICLPEQVKSIHTGRLFPADCQQLDGAAALDLLRQRVTLRQGAHDRDRNGHLFLQALVAKLASGGIGNDPAKLLAILQTVGDGAVVDTGDLPPVDLFVAFQGPAAKSVGIGWPDRTQTSDEKRAGTLDPAGGASLFTALRQDAVADWAAKNREFVTS, encoded by the coding sequence ATGATCGAGGATGACCTGCGGCGGAGCTTTGCCCAGCATGAGACGCTCACCCCGGATCCCGGCCCGGTCCGGTCCGCCATCGACACCATGGTGGTACGCCGTCGGCGCCGCCAGCTCAAGGTTCGAGCCGCCGGTACGGCGTTGGCGGTGCTGCTGGCCGTACTGGTGCCGGTGGTGGGTCGTGACCTGGTGGCGACACCGGAGTCCGCGCCGGTCGGTGGCCCGTCCGTGGTGACTCCGCCTGCCGTCGTGCTGCCCGACACCGCGCTGAACTTTCTACTGATCGGGGTCGATGGGCAACTGGTCGCGGACACCGGCAACCGTGCTGACTCGATGACGATCGTGCACATCCCTCGGGACCGGAGCCGGGTGTATCTGATCTCGCTGCCCCGGGACCTGGGCGTGGAGATCCCCGGTCACGGATTCAACAAGCTGAACGCGGCCTTTCTCTATGGCAGCCTGCGACCGGGCGCCAAGCCGGATATGTCGGGCGGGCTCCAACTGACGGTCCGGACGGTGGCCGAATTGACCGGGCTTCGGGTTGATGGCAGCGCCGTGTTGACCTTCTCCGGCCTGCGCACACTCACCGACGCGGTCGGCGGAGTCAAGATCTGCCTGCCCGAACAGGTGAAGTCGATCCACACCGGGCGGCTCTTCCCGGCTGACTGCCAGCAACTCGACGGCGCTGCCGCGTTGGACCTGCTTCGGCAGCGGGTGACACTCCGTCAGGGGGCGCACGACCGGGACCGCAACGGCCACCTTTTCCTTCAGGCACTGGTGGCGAAGCTGGCCAGCGGAGGGATCGGCAACGACCCGGCGAAACTGCTGGCGATCCTCCAGACGGTAGGCGACGGGGCGGTGGTCGACACCGGCGACCTACCGCCCGTCGACCTGTTCGTCGCGTTCCAGGGGCCTGCCGCCAAGTCGGTGGGTATCGGTTGGCCTGACCGGACCCAGACGTCGGACGAGAAGAGGGCCGGGACATTGGATCCGGCGGGAGGGGCGAGCCTGTTCACCGCTCTGCGGCAGGATGCGGTCGCGGATTGGGCCGCCAAGAACCGGGAGTTTGTCACGTCCTAG
- the pyrE gene encoding orotate phosphoribosyltransferase, with protein sequence MGDHDDLRKFITDLAVVHGRVVLSSGREADWYVDLRRVTLHHAAAPLVGRVLLDLTSDWEYDAVGGLTLGADPIAVSMLHAAAAAQGGLDAFVVRKTEKTHGLQRRIEGPNVAGRRVLAVEDTSTTGGSVLTAVEALREAGAEVVGVAVIVDRGAGDAVRAAGLPYRAAFTLADLGLVA encoded by the coding sequence ATGGGGGACCACGACGACCTGCGTAAATTCATCACTGACCTTGCCGTTGTCCATGGACGGGTAGTGTTGTCCTCGGGTCGGGAGGCCGACTGGTACGTCGATCTGCGTCGAGTGACGCTCCATCACGCGGCGGCACCATTGGTAGGTCGAGTGCTCCTCGACCTCACCTCGGACTGGGAGTACGACGCGGTTGGTGGGCTGACCCTGGGCGCCGATCCGATAGCTGTGTCCATGCTGCACGCAGCAGCGGCGGCGCAGGGCGGGCTGGACGCCTTCGTAGTACGAAAAACTGAGAAGACGCACGGATTGCAGCGTCGGATCGAAGGCCCGAATGTGGCCGGTCGTCGGGTGCTTGCGGTGGAAGACACCTCGACAACGGGTGGCAGTGTGCTGACCGCGGTTGAGGCGTTACGAGAGGCCGGGGCCGAAGTCGTGGGCGTTGCGGTTATTGTTGATCGTGGCGCGGGCGACGCGGTGCGAGCGGCCGGACTGCCATACCGGGCGGCCTTTACGTTGGCTGACCTCGGCCTTGTGGCCTAA
- a CDS encoding DUF3151 domain-containing protein: MQNLLPEPPATLLPGDVAAEAALAEARETDTDEAYASVAARFPTFSAAWSILAARAFESGQVVPAYAFARTGYHRGLDQLRRNGWKGHGPVPWAHEPNRGFLRCLHLLSRAAGEIGESDEAARCAQFLRDCDPAAGDALSST, translated from the coding sequence ATGCAGAACCTTTTGCCTGAACCGCCCGCCACGCTCCTACCCGGGGACGTTGCCGCCGAGGCGGCCCTCGCCGAAGCCCGGGAGACGGACACGGACGAGGCGTACGCCTCGGTCGCGGCGCGCTTCCCGACCTTCAGCGCGGCCTGGTCGATCCTGGCTGCCCGCGCGTTCGAGTCCGGCCAGGTCGTCCCGGCGTACGCCTTCGCGCGTACCGGCTATCACCGCGGGTTGGACCAGCTGCGGCGGAACGGTTGGAAGGGGCACGGCCCGGTGCCGTGGGCGCACGAACCCAACCGAGGCTTCCTGCGGTGCCTGCACCTGCTGTCCCGGGCGGCCGGCGAGATCGGCGAGTCGGACGAGGCAGCCCGATGCGCCCAGTTCCTGCGCGACTGTGACCCGGCCGCTGGCGACGCCCTCTCCAGCACCTGA
- a CDS encoding 3' terminal RNA ribose 2'-O-methyltransferase Hen1 produces the protein MLITVSTTHRPATDLGYLLVKHPDRAHSFEVPTGTAHVLYPEASEARCTAALLLDVDPLRLTAARGKGNGRGTTPEGFTLGQYVNDRPYAATSLLASALAKVFRSALRGASKDRPELAATPIPLEIGIPVLRCRGGAELADRLFTPLGWAVTAGAVPLDDQHPEWGDSRYVDLTLTGTVRLADALNHLYVLLPVLDDAKHYWVAPDEIDKLLRAGDGWLAQHPERSLIIRRYLAHRRSLAGKALGRLAELQSAEMRLSDDAVEPDSIDPATSPDANGPADSSDATSPAKRQSLAVQRRAAVLATLVNSGATRVLDLGCGPGALLADLIRDRRYTEIVGTDVSSVTLAMAERRLRLDRLPQRQRDRIKLWQSALTYRDDRLRGFDAAVLMEVVEHVDPPRLPALAGAVFGHAQPATVIVTTPNVEYNVRYEGLAPGAMRHTDHRFEWTREQFAAWADEVGRTYGYQVSISGVGDTDVEVGCPTQLAVFTRSTGSAPAGNSTAGNSTAGNSTATDSTDERVKEAL, from the coding sequence GTGCTGATCACCGTCTCCACCACGCACCGCCCGGCGACCGACCTTGGCTACCTGCTGGTCAAGCATCCGGACCGAGCGCACTCGTTCGAGGTACCCACCGGTACGGCCCACGTGCTCTATCCGGAGGCGTCCGAGGCCCGCTGCACGGCGGCGTTGTTGCTCGACGTCGACCCGCTGCGGCTGACCGCCGCGCGCGGCAAGGGCAACGGCCGGGGTACGACCCCGGAGGGCTTCACCCTCGGCCAGTACGTCAACGACCGGCCGTACGCGGCGACGAGCCTGCTCGCCTCGGCGCTGGCCAAGGTGTTCCGGTCCGCCCTGCGCGGCGCCTCGAAGGACCGGCCGGAGTTGGCCGCCACCCCGATCCCGTTGGAGATCGGCATCCCGGTGCTGCGCTGCCGGGGCGGCGCGGAACTGGCCGACCGCCTCTTCACCCCGTTGGGCTGGGCGGTGACCGCCGGTGCGGTACCGCTCGACGACCAGCACCCCGAGTGGGGAGACAGCCGATACGTCGACCTCACGCTGACCGGCACCGTACGGCTCGCCGACGCACTCAACCACCTCTACGTCCTGCTGCCTGTACTGGACGACGCCAAGCACTACTGGGTCGCGCCGGACGAGATCGACAAGCTGCTCCGGGCCGGTGACGGGTGGCTCGCCCAGCATCCCGAGCGAAGCCTGATCATCCGGCGCTACCTTGCCCATCGGCGCTCCCTGGCTGGCAAGGCACTTGGCCGGCTCGCCGAACTCCAGTCGGCCGAGATGCGACTCAGTGACGACGCGGTGGAGCCGGACAGCATCGACCCCGCCACCTCACCGGACGCAAACGGCCCGGCAGACTCGTCGGACGCAACCAGCCCGGCCAAGCGACAGTCCCTGGCGGTACAGCGGCGGGCAGCCGTACTGGCGACGCTGGTAAACAGCGGCGCGACCCGGGTGCTCGACCTGGGCTGTGGCCCCGGGGCACTGCTGGCCGACCTGATCCGCGACCGGCGCTACACCGAGATCGTCGGTACCGACGTGTCGTCCGTGACACTGGCGATGGCCGAGCGCCGGCTACGGCTGGACCGGCTGCCGCAGCGGCAACGTGACCGGATCAAGTTGTGGCAGTCGGCCCTGACCTACCGCGACGACCGACTGCGCGGCTTCGACGCCGCAGTGCTGATGGAGGTCGTCGAGCACGTCGACCCACCTCGGCTGCCGGCCCTGGCTGGTGCGGTGTTCGGCCACGCCCAGCCGGCGACGGTGATCGTGACGACCCCGAACGTGGAGTACAACGTGCGTTACGAGGGCCTGGCCCCGGGGGCGATGCGCCACACCGACCACCGCTTCGAATGGACCCGGGAGCAGTTCGCTGCCTGGGCCGACGAGGTCGGTCGGACGTACGGCTACCAGGTGTCGATCAGCGGGGTGGGCGACACCGATGTCGAGGTGGGCTGCCCCACCCAACTCGCCGTGTTCACCCGCAGCACCGGCAGCGCTCCCGCCGGGAACAGCACCGCCGGGAACAGCACCGCCGGGAACAGCACCGCTACGGACAGCACCGACGAGCGCGTAAAGGAAGCACTGTGA
- a CDS encoding polynucleotide kinase-phosphatase, translating to MTSLDIPELALVALVGISGSGKSTFAHRHFAATQVLSSDAFRAMVADDENDQSASAEAFDALHYIAGKRLRARRLTVVDATNLQPHARAALVKVAREHDVLPVAIVLDVPEPLCWERTQARPDRTFGRQVLGRMRRDLQRSVARLGREGFRKVHVLRDVDEIDAVEIRYEKLFNDRKELTGPFDIVGDVHGCRAELEALLVRLGWTLHTDADGRPVDATHPEGRTAVFVGDLVDRGPDSPGVLRLVMGMVAAGNALCVPGNHEQKLLRKLRGRNVTVSHGLAETLAQLETEDPTFVAEAAAFIDGLVSHYLLDDGRLVVAHAGLKEEYQGRASGRVRAFALFGETTGETDEYGLPVRYPWARDYRGSAMVVYGHTPTPTPEWVNNTICIDTGCVFGGSLTALRYPERDLVSVPAAKEYYAPARPLVPVTADPVRQDGMLDLADVTGRRHVDYGYGTVTIAAEQAAAALEVMSRFSVDPRWLPWLPPTMAPCSTSTVDGFLEHPAQAFADYRAAGVQRVVCEEKHMGSRAVVLVCRDDTVDFGGGGPVPGGGVVYTRTGRPFFGDPLDAELLSRVRAAVTTAGLWAELDTDWLLLDCELLPWSAKAMGLIREQYASVGAAGRSALPPVLGVLDGAVDRGLPVAELRDRMARRFADVTAYSAAYRAYVAPTNGLAGVTLAPFAVLASAGASHAGKDHGWHLALADRLHAADPTLFSPTQRRVVDLTDETAVAAATDWWWELTSAGGEGMVVKPYAGLAAVDGRGRLLQPGVKCRGREYLRIIYGPEYTEPEQLAALRQRSLGRKRGLALREHGLGLAALDRLADGAPLWRRHELVFAVLACESEPVDPRL from the coding sequence GTGACCAGCCTCGACATTCCCGAACTGGCCCTGGTCGCCCTGGTCGGCATCTCCGGGTCGGGCAAGTCCACCTTCGCCCACCGGCACTTCGCCGCCACCCAGGTGCTCTCCTCCGACGCGTTCAGGGCGATGGTGGCCGACGACGAGAACGACCAGTCCGCGTCGGCGGAGGCGTTCGACGCGCTGCACTACATCGCCGGCAAGCGGCTGCGGGCTCGCCGACTGACCGTCGTGGACGCCACCAACCTGCAACCGCACGCCCGTGCCGCACTGGTGAAGGTCGCCCGCGAGCACGACGTACTGCCGGTGGCGATCGTGCTCGACGTACCCGAGCCACTGTGCTGGGAGCGTACGCAGGCCCGCCCGGACCGGACCTTCGGCCGCCAGGTGCTCGGCCGGATGCGCCGCGACCTGCAACGCTCGGTCGCCCGGCTGGGGCGGGAGGGCTTCCGCAAGGTGCACGTGCTGCGGGACGTCGACGAGATCGACGCGGTCGAGATCCGCTACGAGAAACTGTTCAACGACCGGAAGGAGCTGACCGGCCCGTTCGACATCGTCGGTGACGTGCACGGCTGCCGGGCCGAGTTGGAGGCGTTGCTGGTCCGGCTGGGCTGGACTCTGCACACCGATGCCGACGGGCGGCCGGTGGACGCTACCCACCCGGAGGGTCGTACCGCCGTCTTCGTCGGTGACCTGGTGGACCGGGGTCCGGACTCGCCGGGCGTACTCCGGTTGGTGATGGGGATGGTCGCGGCCGGCAACGCGCTCTGCGTGCCGGGTAACCACGAGCAGAAGCTGCTGCGCAAGCTGCGTGGTCGTAACGTCACGGTGTCGCACGGCCTGGCCGAGACGCTGGCCCAACTGGAGACCGAGGATCCGACCTTCGTCGCCGAGGCCGCCGCCTTCATCGACGGCCTGGTCAGCCACTACCTGCTGGACGACGGCCGGCTGGTGGTGGCGCACGCCGGGCTCAAGGAGGAGTACCAGGGCCGGGCCTCCGGTCGGGTACGGGCGTTCGCCCTGTTCGGGGAGACCACCGGGGAAACCGACGAGTACGGCCTGCCGGTGCGCTACCCGTGGGCCCGCGACTACCGGGGCTCGGCGATGGTGGTCTACGGGCACACCCCCACCCCGACGCCCGAGTGGGTGAACAACACCATCTGCATCGACACCGGATGCGTCTTCGGCGGTTCGCTGACCGCCCTGCGCTACCCGGAGCGCGATCTCGTCTCGGTCCCGGCCGCGAAGGAGTACTACGCACCGGCCCGACCGCTGGTGCCGGTGACCGCCGACCCGGTACGTCAGGACGGGATGCTCGACCTGGCCGACGTGACCGGACGGCGGCACGTCGACTACGGCTACGGCACGGTGACGATCGCGGCGGAACAGGCGGCAGCGGCGCTGGAGGTGATGAGCCGGTTCTCGGTGGATCCGCGCTGGCTGCCGTGGCTGCCGCCGACGATGGCACCGTGTTCGACCTCGACGGTCGACGGTTTCCTGGAGCACCCGGCCCAGGCGTTCGCCGACTACCGGGCGGCCGGCGTGCAGCGGGTGGTCTGCGAGGAGAAGCACATGGGCTCCCGCGCGGTGGTGCTGGTCTGCCGGGACGACACCGTCGACTTCGGCGGGGGCGGCCCGGTGCCCGGTGGTGGGGTGGTCTACACCCGTACCGGCCGGCCGTTCTTCGGTGACCCGTTGGACGCCGAACTGCTGTCCCGGGTCCGGGCCGCAGTGACCACCGCCGGACTGTGGGCGGAACTGGACACCGACTGGTTGCTGCTCGACTGCGAACTGCTGCCCTGGTCGGCCAAGGCGATGGGGCTGATCCGGGAGCAGTACGCCAGCGTCGGCGCGGCCGGACGGTCCGCTCTGCCCCCGGTGCTCGGCGTACTGGACGGGGCGGTCGACCGTGGCCTGCCGGTGGCGGAGCTACGGGACCGGATGGCCCGACGGTTTGCCGACGTGACCGCTTACTCCGCCGCATACCGGGCATACGTGGCACCGACCAATGGGCTGGCCGGGGTGACGCTGGCACCGTTCGCGGTCCTGGCCAGTGCGGGTGCGTCCCACGCCGGAAAGGACCACGGTTGGCATCTCGCCCTGGCCGACCGGCTGCACGCTGCCGACCCGACGTTGTTCTCTCCGACACAGCGCCGGGTGGTGGATCTCACCGACGAGACGGCGGTAGCGGCGGCAACGGACTGGTGGTGGGAGCTGACCTCGGCCGGCGGCGAGGGCATGGTGGTCAAGCCGTACGCGGGTCTGGCGGCGGTCGACGGGCGGGGACGCCTGCTCCAGCCCGGCGTGAAGTGCCGTGGCCGGGAGTACCTGCGGATCATCTACGGACCGGAGTACACCGAACCGGAGCAGCTCGCGGCGCTGCGCCAGCGGTCGCTGGGGCGGAAACGGGGACTGGCGCTCCGCGAACACGGGCTCGGCCTGGCCGCACTCGACCGACTCGCGGACGGGGCACCGCTGTGGCGTCGACACGAGTTGGTCTTCGCCGTCCTCGCCTGCGAGTCGGAGCCGGTCGATCCACGCCTGTAG
- a CDS encoding SigE family RNA polymerase sigma factor codes for MTYEEFVDSRLTALLRYAVMLTGDPHLAQDLVQETMVRVQLKWRRVARADAPDRYVRRMLTNQYIDWQRGSWVKRVLLRAEPEKQVATVVDHAEVGAERDQIWQWLDRLPRRQRAALVLRYYEDLPDGDIAEVLGCAVGTVRSSISRALATLRAELVEVC; via the coding sequence GTGACGTACGAGGAGTTCGTCGATTCCCGCCTTACCGCGCTGCTGCGGTACGCGGTGATGCTGACCGGCGATCCGCATCTGGCCCAGGACCTGGTGCAGGAGACGATGGTGCGGGTACAGCTCAAGTGGCGGCGGGTGGCCAGGGCTGATGCCCCCGACCGCTATGTGCGCCGGATGCTCACCAACCAGTACATCGACTGGCAGCGTGGGTCATGGGTGAAGCGGGTGCTGCTCCGGGCGGAGCCGGAGAAGCAGGTAGCCACCGTCGTCGACCATGCCGAGGTCGGTGCGGAGCGGGACCAGATCTGGCAGTGGCTTGACCGGCTGCCGCGACGCCAGCGGGCCGCTCTGGTGCTGCGTTACTACGAGGACCTACCGGATGGGGACATCGCCGAGGTGCTCGGCTGCGCCGTCGGAACCGTCCGCTCGTCCATCTCCCGGGCCCTGGCCACCCTTCGGGCTGAACTTGTAGAGGTTTGCTGA
- a CDS encoding SDR family NAD(P)-dependent oxidoreductase — protein sequence MSTAPDPRPTGPDPARPHGVPAAGVRRAVVTGATAGIGAAFARRLAAEGYHLLLVARDEHRLAASAAELTDRYGVPVEVLSADLSTDEGCAAVEERLRQPVDLLVNNAGISLNRSFLRSTVADEARLLRLNIHSVMRLTLAALPGMTDRRRGAVINVSSVAGFAALMPGSTYPASKAWVTNFSESTAHSVRPFGVRVMALCPGYTRTEFHDRAGINMSKTPGWMWLQADDVVRDALRDLRKGKVVSVPDWKYKLAVVGLRHTPRALLQAVGRKGRGRLGREEG from the coding sequence GTGTCCACAGCACCTGATCCTCGTCCCACCGGACCCGATCCCGCCCGCCCCCATGGCGTACCAGCAGCCGGTGTACGACGAGCCGTCGTCACGGGTGCCACCGCCGGGATCGGTGCCGCGTTCGCCCGGCGACTCGCCGCCGAGGGCTACCACCTGCTCCTGGTCGCCCGGGACGAGCATCGTCTCGCCGCATCCGCCGCCGAGCTGACCGACCGGTATGGCGTACCGGTGGAGGTGTTGTCGGCCGATCTCTCCACTGACGAGGGCTGTGCGGCGGTCGAGGAACGGCTCCGGCAACCGGTCGACCTGCTGGTCAACAACGCGGGGATCAGCCTCAACCGGTCGTTCCTGCGGTCGACCGTGGCCGACGAGGCACGGTTGCTCCGCCTCAACATCCACTCGGTCATGCGGCTGACCCTGGCCGCCCTGCCAGGCATGACCGACCGCCGCCGAGGGGCAGTGATAAATGTCTCTTCCGTTGCCGGCTTCGCGGCCCTGATGCCTGGCTCAACCTACCCGGCGAGCAAGGCCTGGGTCACCAACTTCAGCGAATCGACGGCCCACTCGGTGCGTCCGTTCGGCGTACGGGTGATGGCGCTCTGCCCCGGCTACACCCGTACGGAATTCCACGACCGGGCCGGCATCAACATGTCCAAGACGCCGGGGTGGATGTGGCTGCAGGCCGACGATGTGGTCCGGGACGCCCTCCGTGACCTGCGAAAAGGCAAAGTGGTCAGTGTTCCGGACTGGAAGTACAAGCTTGCCGTCGTCGGGCTGCGGCACACCCCGAGGGCACTGTTGCAGGCGGTCGGACGAAAGGGCCGCGGACGGCTCGGCCGCGAAGAAGGCTGA
- a CDS encoding ArsR/SmtB family transcription factor: MEYVGTALAEMTMPQISPLAGEPIERADAERLAGVLKALADPARLRLLSLIQSAPEGEACVCDLTAPLGLSQPTVSHHLRILTEAGLLEREKRGVWAYYRLVPSAIATIADLLTPPRKRATKKAR, encoded by the coding sequence ATGGAATACGTGGGAACTGCATTGGCTGAAATGACTATGCCTCAGATCTCGCCGCTTGCCGGCGAGCCAATCGAACGTGCCGATGCCGAGCGACTCGCGGGGGTTCTCAAGGCCCTCGCCGATCCCGCTCGGCTCCGGCTGCTCAGTCTGATCCAGTCGGCACCCGAGGGTGAAGCGTGCGTGTGTGACCTCACCGCGCCGCTTGGCCTCTCGCAGCCGACGGTCAGTCACCACCTCCGGATCCTCACCGAGGCCGGCCTGCTGGAGCGGGAGAAGCGTGGTGTGTGGGCCTACTACCGGCTGGTGCCGTCGGCGATCGCGACCATCGCCGATCTGCTGACCCCGCCCCGTAAGCGGGCGACCAAGAAGGCCCGCTGA
- the fbaA gene encoding class II fructose-bisphosphate aldolase yields the protein MPIASPEVYAEMLDRAKAGRFAYPAINVTSSQTLNAALKGFADAESDGIIQVSTGGAEYLSGPGIKDMVTGAAAFAAYAREVAKNYPVNIALHTDHCPKDKLDKFVRPLMQISKERVARGEEPLFQSHMWDGSAVPVAENLQIAAGLLDEAAQAKIVLEIEVGVVGGEEDGVENAINDKLYTTISDGLQMVEVLGLGEKGRYMAALTFGNVHGVYKPGNVKLRPEILKEIQDAVAAKYGQDKPLSLVFHGGSGSLLSEIREALDYGVVKMNIDTDTQYCFTRPVADHMFRNYDGVLKVDGEVGNKKMYDPRVWGKAAEAGMAQRVVEACEHLRSTGTKIGM from the coding sequence ATGCCCATCGCTTCCCCCGAGGTCTACGCCGAGATGCTCGACCGGGCCAAGGCCGGCCGGTTTGCGTATCCCGCGATCAACGTGACGTCCTCGCAGACCCTCAACGCCGCCCTAAAGGGGTTCGCCGACGCGGAGAGCGACGGCATCATCCAGGTTTCCACCGGTGGTGCTGAATACCTCTCCGGACCGGGCATCAAGGACATGGTCACCGGCGCGGCGGCGTTCGCGGCGTACGCCCGCGAGGTGGCCAAGAACTACCCCGTGAACATCGCCCTGCACACCGACCACTGCCCCAAGGACAAGCTGGACAAGTTCGTCCGCCCGTTGATGCAGATCTCCAAGGAGCGGGTGGCTCGCGGCGAGGAGCCGCTGTTCCAGTCGCACATGTGGGACGGCTCCGCCGTACCGGTCGCCGAGAACCTGCAGATCGCCGCCGGGCTGCTGGACGAGGCCGCCCAGGCCAAGATCGTCCTGGAGATCGAGGTCGGCGTGGTCGGTGGTGAGGAGGACGGTGTCGAGAACGCCATCAACGACAAGCTCTACACCACCATCTCCGACGGCTTGCAGATGGTCGAGGTGCTCGGCCTCGGTGAGAAGGGCCGTTACATGGCGGCGCTGACCTTCGGCAACGTGCACGGCGTCTACAAGCCCGGCAACGTCAAGCTGCGCCCGGAGATCCTCAAGGAGATCCAGGACGCGGTCGCGGCCAAGTACGGCCAGGACAAGCCGCTCAGCCTGGTCTTCCACGGCGGATCCGGCTCGCTGCTGTCCGAGATCCGCGAGGCGCTGGACTACGGCGTGGTGAAGATGAACATCGACACCGACACCCAGTACTGCTTTACCCGGCCGGTCGCGGACCACATGTTCCGCAACTACGACGGCGTGCTGAAGGTGGATGGCGAGGTCGGCAACAAGAAGATGTACGACCCCCGGGTCTGGGGCAAGGCCGCCGAGGCCGGCATGGCCCAGCGGGTCGTGGAGGCATGTGAGCACCTGCGCTCGACGGGCACCAAGATCGGAATGTGA
- a CDS encoding phage holin family protein translates to MAFLIRLVVTAIALWITTLVVPGITVSGRSAGINALTLLAVALIFGIVNAVLKPVIRVVGCVFYLVTLGLFALVVNALLFLLTDWIASLFDLPFKVDGFWAAFWGAIVVAVVAWLISLVIPDSVDRD, encoded by the coding sequence ATGGCGTTCCTGATCCGGCTGGTGGTCACCGCGATCGCGTTGTGGATCACCACTCTGGTGGTGCCGGGCATCACGGTGAGCGGCCGGTCGGCCGGGATCAACGCGCTGACCCTGCTCGCCGTGGCGCTCATCTTCGGCATCGTCAACGCCGTGCTGAAGCCGGTCATCCGGGTGGTCGGTTGTGTGTTCTATCTCGTCACCCTGGGACTGTTCGCGCTGGTCGTCAACGCGCTGCTCTTTCTGCTGACGGACTGGATCGCCAGCCTGTTCGACCTTCCCTTCAAGGTGGACGGCTTCTGGGCGGCGTTCTGGGGTGCCATCGTGGTGGCGGTGGTCGCCTGGCTGATCAGCCTCGTGATCCCCGACTCGGTGGATCGGGACTGA